Genomic window (Daucus carota subsp. sativus chromosome 5, DH1 v3.0, whole genome shotgun sequence):
CAACTTTCTAAATCCATTAACTACAAAAGTGTTTCTGACTCAGGGTTAAAATGGAAATTGATGTCCCTGTATCTGTTGCTTATGATTGTTATCTTGATCGGGAAGCCATTCCCCGTTGGATGCCTTTCATTTCATCTGTAAAGGTGTGTTTGAATACGCAATAGCTGAAGTGATTTCTCACATTTTAGCTGATTTTACATGATTTAGTTCCGCACATTAATGCAATTTTTTGGGTCAACCTTTCCAGCCCAGAAAATATTCAGAAATCTCACTCCTAACACAGTGTGTATTTGATCTATacatgtataatttttattgcTGTAGATTCCTTTACCTTTTACCCATGGTATTGCTTTATGTACTATTGAAAGATTAGGCTGTTGCTAGAATTTAGGTTTAGACTGTTTAGTATTAAGAATACTTTTGCTTGTTATGAATCGAAGGATCTCTGTACCAAAAAATGGGCCTTGATAGAAGCGTTAATACCTCCTCGTCAATCATCAACAGTAGCTTATTTATTCCTTCCCGTAGTCATAAAGGCAATGCATTAGCAAATTGCAATGCATAGTCATAAAGGCAATGCATTAGCAAATTGCAATGCATAGTTTACGGGCAATGTGCTTAAGAAGCACTAGAGGTCCTTTAGAGGCCAGTTAAGTGATATAACTAATTTCTATGAGTTCATTATTGATGATAAATTGGGTTTGTCTACTTATAAAAATGGAATGGCGTGGGGAGGGAATGCAATTTTCTGGAGAAATTAAGAGGTACAAGATAAGGATGTCCAGTTGAGAGTAAAGAAGATAAGAGGGATGAACCATGACTTAAACCTATAATAAAAAACATTGATAAATAtttgctaaataaaaatattctggaATTTCATTTATGCCATCTAAGTCAACACATCCTTGGTTGAGTTGTTTGTGGCTTGCGTTTTGATCCAGCAAATGTCTAGACTAGTTACTATTATAGTTAGACCTCacataaaatgaattttatgtTATACAGTCAACTGTTAAAATGCCATAAGCAACTTGTTCCATTTCCTGTTCTGCCTAAATCTCCTCATCCACAATGCACTATTTAGGTTCCCTAATGTATTCATGTCAATAGTTATATAAACTTAACAAAATTGTTGCACTTAGATTTCTTATACATATATTGTTAGAACATgacattattttcaattttcataactTTTAGTTTGAAATTTCTTCAGGATTGTGATTCTTAATACTAGCTCATAGTTGCATCTTGATTCTTCAGAGAAAAACTAAAAAACTGTAGTTCGTTATGGCTAGTGGGCAAAAGAAGAATGTCACATGGTATTATATATGATATCTAATTGATAGCTTCTAGGAATTCTAAGTTTATCTTGTGGACTAGAGGTTTTTAACTTCAGCTTAAGATATAGAAGCATTACTTTTTTTAGAATAAGCAACCAGACGATGAATTGAATTTCACAGGTTTTGGAGGATAAGCCTGAATTATCACGGTGGTCACTGAAATACAATGCGTTTGGGCGTGATATTGAATTCTCTTGGCTTGCACGAAATATGCAGGTATGAATCTTGCCACTATGTTTACATTGGCTTATGAACATGTGTATACACCTCTATCAGTTTTTCTGGgcacttattttttaaattgtgcAGCCCATTCGTAATCAAAAAATTCACTGGAGATCATTGGAGGGTCTTCCTAACAGGTATAATGAGTAGCATAAGCAAGTGCCAAACCAATGAGCTAGTAATTAAAAGATGCTTTTGCTAGTATAGTTTACCGCTAAACTAGGAGACTAAGATACCAAATAGGCATGTCTTTTTGCATCTTTttactatataatattattacatcATCGATGCCTTATTGCTATATCTCTGAATGGTATGAACTGCCTTGCCAATTTCCTCTTAGAAGTGATCAGTATCTTATTTATGCTTCTCATGTGGCAGAGGAGCTGTGCGATTTTTCCCCAAAGGTGATTCGGCATGCGTGGTGGAAGTAAGTGTTTGTACAAGTCTCATTTACCATAGAATTGTTGCTGTGATATTACTGTTATAATATTCCATTGTATTACAACTCCAATATACCAGAAATGTCTCGGTCAATGTCTCTTTGCATATTCAGTATAAGTGCGTAATCGCTACAATGAATGACTGGATCGTTGACACTGATGTTGAAGATAACACTTGGCATTTTAAAATCCATATCTCCATTTGTAAACAACAATCATTAATGATAACAATATATAGGATTATGTTCTGCCACTTCTGTTATTAGTACTACTCTGTAGTACAGCCTTCAGTTGAAGTTGGACTTTTATGTGGTGGCAAATACTGATTGGTTGCCAATCTTGAGTTCATATCAGTCTATCATTGAATAGGTAGCACACTTTAAAGTATTGAAGGaatgtttaattttttgtttctttgttaTTGAACCTATACTTTTAATGTGGAAatagatatgtgtgtgtgtgtgtgtgtgtgtgtaggggTGGgttatttatttatgcgttatttttaaaaattgtgatattttctgaagaatttcaacatggatactttccataactaaggattaacacgatgggaaaattaaaaaagtttgtaagtttgtaacttaaaaaagtttttatttgatcttatccctatatatgtgtgtgtgtgtgtgtatatatatatatatatatatatgtatgtatgtgtatatatatgtataaaggaCAGAATAAGTGGATATAGAGATGAGTATATTGCTCTTTGAAGTCTGAACACGAGATTTGCAGTGAACTGTGTGTGTATATAACTACTACTTCAGCTGcagttttatattttctttgttaTTACAAGAAGGAGGATTGACCCTCTTCTGTGATGAACTTAGCTTCCTTCAAAGCTTGCCACAGTAGCTACTCAGTGGCAGCTCTTGCTACAGTAATTATGATGTCACTGTACAGTGACTCAAGTTTCatgcattaaaattttgatatttaacatTTAAATCAATGAAAGACGAAAATATCTTTTTCTTTCCTTGTAATTTAGCCTGCTTCATGATGGGAGAAAGAGAAAGTtagcaaattttattttataataatggtTTACTTGTACATGTTCGTCCTTTTTATTATTCATCTTACACTTGCAATCTATTATTCTTTTCAGCTTACTGTTTCATACGAAGTTCCTCAAATACTAATCCCAGTGTCAGCGGTAAGCTTTACTGCTTTTCCATGAAGAAAAAACATAGTAGCAGTTTTTTGTTTGCCAGAGAGGAGCCAAATATTCAAAACTTAATCTGAATTCAAAAGTTTTACTGTTTTACCATTGTTTAtctatttgttattattttaccATGTTTCAAATTTTCTGCGTATTGCTCTAATGCTTACTCCTTCAGGCCCTGCAACCATTTCTTGAAAGCTTACTATTAAGAGGTTTGGAAGGTTTTGCAAACTTTGCTAGGTCCAGTGCAGCAGACTCAGCATCGCAATCTTTGCCCTAGGTACTGCTGAACTCATGACTGCTGATAATGTCACCGGTCACACTGGGTTTGAATATTTGTATTACAAAATGGACCGCTGTCGAATGTCAAATATAATGCAGTTCTCACAATTATTACATAACCAAATGTCCTCTTTGTTTCTGcatcaaaattattaatttcctGGTGGTCTATGCGCACAGTTTTCACAAAGGTGGATCAACAAGACATGGTGATCTCTTACTGCACCATCGTGTATGTTGAATCTGAACTGTAGAGATAAAAACTTGTGCGCAGGTGCAGAGCTGTCAGATACAAGGCTTCATCATTTTGGTCCTAACTCTCATATATAATACGATACTATAAATATTATGTCATCCTTCATGTAGACCCTTATATTTAGTAGGCAAAACTGCATATAACAAGGTAAAAAGACGAGTATACCGGACTTCTCTTGTAGAAAACTGTAGATATGAGTGATTTGGCTGGAGCTTGTCAGATTATCATAAATACGGGGAGGCAATACAAGGGTGcctaaattaataattagtttTTGGTTGAAGTTTGGTCAACCTTTCGGCACAAAGCTTGAATTTAAACATTTGTGTTGGACAAAATGAGTATACAATTGAGGACTAGCAattattgggcactaaagacGGGAGAATAATCTTTCTTTGAGATGGTCAGACAGTCACATAACGTGCAATACTGCTGTATTTGTAGGATTAAATTATACAAAAGCCATATGCCAAATCACCCAATTGCCTATTGTATTCATGGTCTAACAGCTGTTGGAAGTTGGATTCTGATTAACTAATCTTTCATTCATAATTAAGTAGCTTTGATTTTCGGCAACATGAAATAATCATTAGTATCTGTTAAAGTATAGCGTCTGGTTTCCGATCTGAAATGATATCAAAGAGTTCGTATTTTGTGAATATAGCGTCTGGTATCGGATTACGTCTTCAAGTTTTGAAAGAGCCGGTATCCTGATATGATATCGAATAATtcagaaatttgaaattctgagtACGGACTTTTTATGTACATGTGTTCCTACTTGATGAAATTGTGGAATTGGCCAGATTGTAATGATCTACATTATCCACACACTTGGTTCTTTCTTCCTCTTAATAATTGTGATGTTGGATTGAATGTTATTGAAGCCTCTGTCATGTTCAGTTGCACAggtattatataaacaaatcattGAGCATCTCTAATAATCCAGAGGGGAAATATATGGATAGAGATACTCCATTATTCTGTCCCCAGGACAATGAAAGCTGCTATTGCCCCTGGAATCTCCATATCTGTAAAATTATATCGCGGGTTAACTTTTAACAGTTTCGAAATGGTCAATTACACAAGTATTTCCGGGCTTTAATAGAGACATTCAACCAGGTTATATATGATTTGATTTTAGCGTGGATAGCGTGTTGGTTGTTCAACACAATTGGACAAAAGAGTCGGTCCAAATGCGAATTCTACTCGGATATAGGAAGGATATCCGAAAGTTTATGTAActatcaaacataatactattGCACACAAACATGATTttagttttatcaataaaaataattcttttacaGAGTTATAATTGTGTTTACATAATTATTTGTTGCCTTGTGTTTTGAATAGTTAATTGATACTTGTATATATCACAATGAggtcgtttgggtgagtttaaaataagtacttcttgcttaaagtaaaataagtgaagtagaagttagaagttggttaagacttataagtgattaaagtatttggaaaaaaagtaaaagtcatgaaacaaaagttaggaatcttaattttttatacgTGCTTTTCGGTACGGTAtgaataagtgtttctaactgAAAACTCCAGAAGCGGGGCTTTTCCAAACACCGACGATGATATTTCCAGTAATCTTTAATGTTTTTTACTGACATTTCattagaatatataattttttaaatattacgaATTATATAGTTTAAAGTGAGTATCTTGAATATATTgatcatttttttcttttccgaATGTCTTGAAGAGACAAAAAAGATTGGGAATTTATCAAAACTGtcactttttttttaagttttttgcgattttactaTTTTTCGAAATACTAacttttcataaattatttgtaaaaatatgatCTGCAACGAGATGTAACTTCAGTTAACTGACCCCACATAAGTTGCAAATTGTTTACACGTGTAACCTCAGTTAATTGGCCCCACATAGGTCGCAAGTATGATATGTGGTTGCAAATATAGTTGCATGCAGTTGAAACGAGTTGGAcacaatatttttgcaaataccttcaaaagtttgatatttttgcaaaatatttgaaaataatgtggtatatttgcaaataaaaatttttgAACTTcggtatttatgagaaaattaCGATTTCTCAACAATTTATATGATCCTAATGGAACTCTCATTTCTTATTTCTacaaacttattttaaattataaggaCAAGTCCGACAAATCCTAAtgcattatatattaaaaaataaaggattTTAGTATTTCAAACTCAAACAATTCCTAAATTCATTCATCATTCTTGTGTAtatgtacatgtatatatataatacaagatGCTAAACTataaatgtatttatattttataatatttataaattatatattatttaaattagtttGTATAATACGGgtaaattattactccctccgtccctcccatttcttatcgaaagGGTTGGGcatggaggttaagaaatatgtataaaatagtggaaaataGAAAGagaagtgggtgaagtggtgggacccattgatttttaatatataaaaagaagatagtggagttagagcatctccaacggcgttggctataatcgttggctaaattagacctgtaagacattatgtaaaatttgttgaacctgtaagacattttgcttcaatggtactggctatattagagcatctccaaccatagagtacccttagctaaaatgtgagttggcataccataattaaaaattatagccaacatcGTCAAAAAAGTACACTCCAACCACgcccacctgttgtctataattttagccaacctcctatggatggctaaatttgtcgaacctctacaggtctgtaagaaaatctgtagcaagattgcacatcatttattaccatattgaactgatatattctattttaacaatttgaaatattaataacatactacttttaaattatagccaaccaagatagccaataccattgaagcaaaatgtgttacaggttcaacaaattttacataaagtcttacaggtccaatttagccaacgattatagccaacgccgttggagatgctcttagttggctataatttaaaaatagtatgttattaatattttaaattgttaaaatagaatatatcagttcaatatggtaataaatgatgtacaattttcctacagattttcttacagacctgtagaggttcgacaaatttagccatccataagaggttggctaaatttatagacaacaggtgagcgtggttggagttgagtttttggagctgttggctaaatttttttattttaggtatgccaactcaacttttagctaagggatttagatggttggagatgctcttaaagtagtgtgaaaaggaaagaaaagtggagaagtgatgggacccattgattatttttggtaagttttgaaatgtaaagaattgggtgggacactCCAAAatggaaagtgtaaagaaatgggtgggacagagggagtaaattataaattttagtttaaatttgATAACCAATGACCAGTCTATCGTCCCGCTCCGATTCGATCTGAttagggctgtaaatgagttgatacgctcgataaccgctcggtgttcggttcgaaaaaaGCTCGGTTCGACCTCGGTTCGATTCACAaacgagtcgatcttgagcacaattttaagtttcgttttataaacgagctgaacttgagcacagtagagttcgactcaatagttcgcgaacaagttcgaattatgagttcgtgaacatggttcgtgaaATTGGCTCGTGAACATGGCTCGTAGATGTGGGAGTTTTATTAATGgatgatttattatgaatttatgattccttagagtataaattaaaatattgttagaattttaatttatttattttaattaaattaaataacaaacaagctcgtaaataaatttatgagcataagctagcttgttagcaaagtttattaaacaagctcgtgaacaaaattaatgagcggttGGCGAGCAAAAATTTGTGAGACATGTTCGCGAGCGTAAGTTAATGAGTGGTTCGTGAGCAAAAGCTCGTGAAACATGTTCGTGAGCAATTCGCGAGCCGTTCGTGAACAGAGTTATTCCTTAATGAGTCGATACTCAAACAGtatttttggctcgatccaagctcgagctcgagttcgtgttcactaattttttaacaaacgatacacgagcactttagagttcggctcggctcggctcatttACACCCGTAGATCTGATCCACGAAATTTTCAAGCCAAACAACAGCAGTAATGAGAGGAGATGGGGCAAAggtgtttgatgttgaaaaagaCAAACAAGAGCAGATGCAAATTACTCTATAAACGACAGAGTTGAACGGTCAAAAAGGAGTGACCAATGAAAAGAATATTATAACACCCCCTTCATCAATATCTGAGCCTGCCTTTGACTGTCAAACCCCAAACTCATCATCCCCACCTTTACTCTTTCTTCTTCCTTGTCTTCATAATACAACCAAACAACACACAATACGTAAACAGACTCTTtcccctctttctctctctctctcttacacAATCTCCCCCAAATTGAAAACCCAAGTTCTTGGATTTTCTGACCCAGTTTGCAAAAACCCTTTGTTCTTTGAAGCAATTGTGAAGCAATCTTGGCTGTGTTGGTCAACTTTTTGTCAAAGTTCTTATCTTTTTCATCTGATTGGTATGTTTCGTGgttcttttcttgttttaagTTGTAAAGTTTCAATCTTTTTCTTTGATATGtgtttctttgttttgtttgttcttAGTTCTGTTAGTGGTGTAGATCTGGTGATTTATTTGTTGTTTTGGTGACTTGTGAAATGGTAGCTTATGCTCTTCCAGATCTGTATATCTTTGTGTTAAATGTCAGTGCtttttagttattattaatGCTTGTTATTTTGTTATGCTGGAGGGTTTCATTCAAACATAAGAGTCTGATATTTGATGTTTTGGGTTGGAAAGAGGTAGTTTGGTTATTGATCTTTTACTGATAAAACTTTGTCCTGATGTAAAGTTATCAGTTTATTGTTTTGTTGCTATATTGGTGTGTTGAAcagtttttacttttttttttaattgttcttTGTTGCTGTAAAAGAATTTTGTGCCAATACGTTTAACTTTTTAATGGTTGTTTTTGTCATAGATCTCTGGTAGGTAGTTGACTGTCCAATTTGGCCTAATTGCTTCTCTATCATTATGCCtgtgtttttgaatttttgatttatGGCAGTTGACCGAAGATTTTATGTACGTGTGTAGTGCGATTAAGTGATTGTTCTTGCATATGGTTCATATAATTTAGTGAAATTCGTGTGATAAATTTTCCCTTGCAACgtattttagttttatatgcTGCATAGGTTTGGTACACTTGTCTGATATTAACATTTTGATGGTCCGGTATGTTCTCATTTCTGGTCTTTGTGGCCCTGTGTCAGTATGCTTGCATATTGTGCAAAAAGTATTAGATTGCTTAAATGGTATTACATTTTTTTGTCACAAAAATGGCTAATTACATTGATAAGCTACTGACAGATGCCTTTCTATAGGTAAGGCATCAACCTTGCTTCTGCAGCTGAAACAGAATCAGGGGAAGACTGAATTATTCTTCTTAATATTCAGTTTAATGGCTTCAGTGGGTGTAGCTCCCACTTTGGGATCAAGGGAACCTAGTGGAAATAGTGTTGCAGTTGATAGGTTGCCTGAAAAAATAAATGACATGAAAATTAGTGACGACAAGGTAGGATCTTAGTAATACATatcatttcattttctttctgTTGTTCATCAATTTTGAGTGCTTCACTAATAACTTGCTGTTCCTGATGTTTTACAGGAAATGGAAGCAACCATTGTTAATGGTAACGGGACTGAGACAGGTCATATTATTGTGACAACTATTGGTGGTAAAAACGGCCAGCCAAAGCAGGTATGGTTTTTCATCCACAATTTTATTTGGTGTATTAGTTTGTATAATATTGTACTGTATTGTGATGTTTCATTTTGTAATACAGACGATAAGTTATATGGCAGAGCGTGTCGTTGGGCAAGGATCTTTTGGAGTAGTATTCCAGGTTTGTAGCTTATTTCTTGACCAGTCCCATATTATCAAGTGATGTTAGGAGTTAAAAGTTTTGTTTGATGCAAGTCCTACTGAATATTAATGACactatacatatatgttacaGGCAAAGTGCTTAGAGACTGGTGAAGCTGTTGCAATTAAAAAAGTTCTTCAAGACAAGAGGTACAAGAATAGGGAGCTGCAGACTATGCGTGTTCTGGATCATCCAAATGTGGTCGCTCTTAAACATTGTTTCTTTTCAACAACTGAAAAGGACGAGCTTTATCTTAATTTGGTATTGGAGTTTGTGCCAGAAACGGTACATAGGGTGATCAGACACTACAACAAGATGACCCAACGAATGCCTATGATTTATGTAAAGCTGTATAGTTACCAGGTATGCCTGATTCTTACCAAGattttttcctttctttttgttttattgtttgtatttttgaaaattccaCGGATGGCCATGGCCCCCATTTCTCCTAATGGGTGACCCTTGTGTGATGGCATTCTGAATTCTTTCCTTTCTGTTTGCAATCGCGCTACAATAAATATCAGATATTTTTTTCCATTGTGATTTTCCAGTTGTCTAATAGCCTGATTTCCTTGTATTTCTCATTCAGATTTTGAGAGCATTGGCTTACATCCATGGTAGTATTGGAGTATGCCACAGGGACATCAAACCCCAGAATTTGTTGGTAAGTTCAGTTTACCTCTCTAAACTATGCTCTCAAACTGGACATTTGCAATTACAGCAAGTTAATCAACGTCACACTAGTACCCTTGTTCTAGTAGATATTGCTAGTGGAGCAAATGTTTTTGTGTCTGTGAACTCACTTGTTGAATTTCTGTCGCAGGTTAACCCACATACTCATCAAGTGAAACTGTGCGACTTCGGAAGTGCAAAAGTCTTGGTATGTTACTTTTCCTGCTGTCAAACTGATTACTTGTCCTAATTTGTAGTGTAGTGGTCTTATGTACTTTGCTTTAAATTGGGCAGGTAAAAGGGGAGCCAAACATTTCTTACATCTGCTCTAGGTACTACAGAGCTCCTGAACTTATATTTGGCGCTACAGAATACACTTCAGCCATAGATATATGGTCTGCTGGTTGTGTTTTGGCTGAGTTGTTGCTTGGACAGGTAAATAGATATTTCAAAATGTAtatcttgtttttttatatatctggCATCTTATGTTTATCACTTGGCTGATGTAATTACATCCTGCTGATTTCAGCCCCTTTTCCCTGGTGAGAGTGGAGTGGACCAACTTGTGGAAATCATAAAGGTGAGCTATCTcacattttagatattttttgcaATATTGTGATAAATGTTGGCATATGAGACTTTCATTTACTTTTAAACGGGTAGTAATTCTCGAATGTTTCACTAGTAAAGTTGTGGCTTATAGTTATTCCTGAACTTATTTAATAGTTTTTTCTGGAGGCAATTTTTTTGGTTTAGGACAGGTTATAATTTTAACTAGGACTTGATTAAATTCTTTCTTGTGCAGGTTTTGGGAACACCGACAAGAGAAGAAATCAAATGCATGAATCCCAATTACACAGAGTTCAAGTTCCCTCAGATTAAAGCTCATCCATGGCACAAGGTATGGGGTCTGATCTATTTTCAACTATATTTAGGCTTTACAAAGTTCAtgcaatatatttaattattttctttgcAGATATTCCACAAACGCACACCACCAGAAGCTGTTGATCTTGTTTCAAGGTTGCTGCAGTACTCTCCAAACCTCAGAAGCACAGCTGTGAGTATATTAACACCAAATCATGCCATAGGCATGAGGTTTTTATTGAGAATATTTTTCGTTACTTTTTTCTGCATAAACTTCAGGGATCAGTTTCGTCTTCATACAATGTCACGGTAGGCATAAATTTGAcagttattttttttccttgtaGTTGGACTCTTTGATGCATCCATTTTTCGATGAGCTTCGTGATCCAAACACCCGCCTTCCAAACGGACGATTTCTTCCTCCCCTCTTCAACTTTAAGTCCCACGGTAAGGATTCATCAAGGTCAAAAGTTTATTGTGCTGGTTTTGAAATGACTGTCTTACATGTGATTGTTGCTGTTAATATTTAGAGCTGAAGAAGGTTGCACCAGAGATGCTGGGAAAACTCATTCCAGAGCATGCCAGAAAGCAAAGCGCATTATTCACTTAATAGGCTTTCCGCAATGTCATATTCGTACACAATATGTGCTCCTTATCTAAAGATGATGCCTTAACATTTTCTTAGTCATAATGCCGGTTTTCCctgtaatatatgtatttatttattttctttcttttttataaCAGAATTAACACCAAGTAATTCTGCTGGAGAGTATCCTGACCTTTATTTCTAACAATTGACAGATTTATAACCATTATTAAGCCAATATTTGTTTGTCCTGgaccaaattattttgattattccTGTATGCAGTCTGCTTATGTTTCAGACCTAATTCATGGATCCTTACTTCATGAAGGTATTCATTTATTGACTTGTTTAACTTCAATGTGTACAccctaaattttgttttttgcatttttattttatttttgtcaggGACAAGATAGTTATTAAGCATATCACATTGTGAAGAATGAATTCGAATTCGATCCTTTATGGCTTTATCAGTAAGAATGTATTCCACTATGAGAAGGAAATGGAATTTGACATCGAAGCATGATTTGTAATTGttagattaaaatttataaactaaataaataaagttaCAATAAATAGACAACAAAATTTCTGACACAGTAGCATAATTTGTAATAAACATTGTTAGATTAAAAACAAACCACTAaggagcacgattggatagcccagtggtgggtttatcctctgttgaccCGGGACATCCGGGTTGGACTCTGGCTCACctcgagaattattagaacagatactaagttgtaaggcatataagcatgcattgtaaaaaaaaaaaaaaaagccacTAAACAAATAAAGATGTAATAATAACATGGGCAACAGAAGTCAGAGACACATGGGATGGGACGCAAAGGAAATTTAAGAAGTACTGTAGCAGAAGAAAACATAGACGCAAAGTCGCAAAGGAAAATTAAGTACGGTAGCAGAAGAAGATATAGATTAGAACAGGGTAAAAATATTCAAGAAGATAGTTTCAGCCAATTTTTAAACCGATTTAATTCAGCCAACGTTTGTAGTCAATCTCATTCGAGATGCTCTAATACTAGATATTTAGCTGCTAATCAAAACACCATAAGCTACAAATCTCTAATCTCTAATCAATTGAATAACTAACTAAAGGAAACTTCACATGA
Coding sequences:
- the LOC108223557 gene encoding shaggy-related protein kinase alpha, with the protein product MASVGVAPTLGSREPSGNSVAVDRLPEKINDMKISDDKEMEATIVNGNGTETGHIIVTTIGGKNGQPKQTISYMAERVVGQGSFGVVFQAKCLETGEAVAIKKVLQDKRYKNRELQTMRVLDHPNVVALKHCFFSTTEKDELYLNLVLEFVPETVHRVIRHYNKMTQRMPMIYVKLYSYQILRALAYIHGSIGVCHRDIKPQNLLVNPHTHQVKLCDFGSAKVLVKGEPNISYICSRYYRAPELIFGATEYTSAIDIWSAGCVLAELLLGQPLFPGESGVDQLVEIIKVLGTPTREEIKCMNPNYTEFKFPQIKAHPWHKIFHKRTPPEAVDLVSRLLQYSPNLRSTALDSLMHPFFDELRDPNTRLPNGRFLPPLFNFKSHELKKVAPEMLGKLIPEHARKQSALFT
- the LOC108220283 gene encoding uncharacterized protein LOC108220283, whose protein sequence is MASTAAALVSSASPKLSKNGFSIFIKKPSVLCCRGSPLSSLSTSKMFLKYPYASRPHKRIKPFSPVMEWQDSKVKMEIDVPVSVAYDCYLDREAIPRWMPFISSVKVLEDKPELSRWSLKYNAFGRDIEFSWLARNMQPIRNQKIHWRSLEGLPNRGAVRFFPKGDSACVVELTVSYEVPQILIPVSAALQPFLESLLLRGLEGFANFARSSAADSASQSLP